A window of Gopherus evgoodei ecotype Sinaloan lineage chromosome 13, rGopEvg1_v1.p, whole genome shotgun sequence contains these coding sequences:
- the SERPIND1 gene encoding heparin cofactor 2: protein MKLLFHLFVLSFIITSAFCGIKDFNKHFESVNQAINPHAPHENETHNMPNFPPEFHKENTITNDLIAEEEEEEDYLDWEKILEEDYYGDIIDASPYPYMVAEIPQGNILELFHGKTRIQRLNILNANFGFNLYRSLKDRANSSDNILMAPVGISTAMAMISLGLKGQTHQEVFSVLGFRDFINASSKYEIMTIHNLFRKLTHRLFRRNFGYTLRSVNDLYIRKQFSIMDDFRNNMKNYYFAEAQSSDFSDPAFVTKTNERILKLTKGLIKEALVNINPTTLMMILNCIYFKGTWENKFPVEMTNKRTFRLNEKETIKVPMMQTKGNFLAAADHELDCGVLQLPYVGNISMLIVLPNKLSGMKTLEKRLTPQVVEKWQNSMTNRTREVVLPKFKLEKSYDLTDYLKSMGIEILFDNNGDYSGISDEKVIIDMFNHQGTITVNEEGTEAAAVTTVGFMPLSTQIRFVVDRPFLFLIYEHRTNCLLFMGRVANPSKF, encoded by the exons ATGAAGCTCctatttcatttgtttgttctctctttcATCATAACATCTGCATTTTGTGGGATCAAAGACTTTAATAAGCACTTTGAAAGTGTTAATCAAGCTATAAATCCCCATGCGCCCCATGAAAATGAAACCCACAATATGCCTAATTTTCCACCAGAGTTCCACAAGGAAAATACTATAACCAATGACTTGATTgctgaggaagaagaagaggaagactaTCTAGACTGGGAAAAGATACTTGAGGAGGATTATTATGGTGACATAATTGATGCTTCTCCATATCCCTATATGGTTGCTGAAATTCCCCAAGGAAATATTCTTGAGCTATTCCATGGTAAAACCAGAATCCAGCGTCTCAACATCCTCAATGCAAACTTTGGCTTCAACCTTTACCGGAGTCTGAAGGACAGAGCCAATTCTTCAGATAACATTCTAATGGCTCCTGTTGGCATTTCCACTGCAATGGCTATGATTTCATTAGGGCTGAAGGGACAAACCCACCAGGAAGTATTCTCTGTTCTAGGCTTCAGAGATTTCATTAACGCCAGCTCCAAGTATGAGATTATGACAATTCACAACCTCTTCCGTAAACTAACCCACCGGCTCTTCAGACGCAATTTCGGTTACACACTGCGATCGGTGAATGATCTTTATATTCGGAAGCAATTTTCTATTATGGATGATTTCAGAAACAACATGAAAAATTATTACTTCGCTGAGGCTCAATCATCTGACTTCTCAGATCCTGCCTTCGTCACTAAAACCAACGAGCGCATCCTGAAACTGACCAAAGGATTAATAAAAGAGGCTCTGGTGAACATCAACCCCACAACACTGATGATGATTCTCAACTGTATTTACTTTAAAG GAACTTGGGAAAACAAGTTTCCAGTGGAAATGACAAACAAACGGACCTTCCGACTGAATGAGAAAGAAACAATAAAGGTTCCTATGATGCAGACCAAAGGAAacttcctggctgctgcagaCCATGAGCTAGACTGTGGTGTGCTCCAGCTGCCATACGTGGGGAACATCAGCATGCTGATTGTGCTTCCAAACAAACTATCTGGCATGAAAACACTGGAGAAGCGACTGACTCCTCAGGTGGTGGAGAAATGGCAAAATAGCATGACAAACAG AACAAGAGAGGTAGTTCTGCCTAAATTTAAGCTGGAGAAGAGCTATGACCTGACTGATTATCTGAAATCCATGGGAATAGAAATACTGTTTGACAACAATGGCGACTATTCTGGAATATCAGATGAGAAAGTCATCATTGATATG TTCAATCATCAAGGCACGATTACTGTGAATGAGGAAGGAACAGAGGCTGCAGCTGTGACCACGGTAGGGTTCATGCCCCTTTCCACCCAGATTCGTTTCGTCGTCGACCGCCCCTTTCTGTTTCTCATCTACGAGCATCGCACCAACTGCCTGCTGTTCATGGGCAGAGTCGCCAACCCCAGCAAGTTTTAA